The Candidatus Scalindua japonica genome includes a region encoding these proteins:
- a CDS encoding IS66 family transposase, with amino-acid sequence MYINNQQSKLTVFVEDGHLQLGNNNAERHIHPIATVRKVWLFTQSEDGTMAIWYSLVETARANGLEPYWYHRNAFEEMSN; translated from the coding sequence ATGTACATTAACAACCAACAATCAAAACTAACAGTTTTTGTGGAAGACGGACACCTACAACTGGGAAACAACAATGCGGAACGTCATATCCATCCAATTGCGACGGTTAGAAAGGTGTGGTTGTTTACACAAAGCGAGGACGGCACAATGGCAATTTGGTATTCGCTGGTTGAAACTGCAAGGGCTAATGGATTAGAGCCTTACTGGTATCATCGAAATGCTTTCGAAGAGATGTCCAATTAA
- a CDS encoding efflux transporter outer membrane subunit, whose amino-acid sequence MGGTVIFYVLLLWLLSGCSITQDYRRPQVDIEYSCHVDYIEAADLANLAWWECFQDPVLNELIEIALKENKDLILASARVEEFVFRLKGEKSVFYPQLDYWTLTSRDSQSLERRNQALATSKDRVNASYQNYLNVNWELDIWGRIRRSTEAARAELLSQKESRQAVILSLVSQVATAYIDLLNLDKQLEISKKTLALREQWLQLFENKFKGGQVSNLELVQARSAFEQLSVNIPQLELRIALQENTLSVLLGRGPGKIKRGKKLDMLVIPEVPQGIPSDLLEQRPDIRQSEQNLIAANARVGVAKTQYFPSISLSGLFGYASLELSNLMRSAAEIWRSGVAIAGPVFSGGRIKGEIRQAEAVRQQLVNKYLITIQNAFREVDDSLITIQKLKELIVIQDRLVSVLEDYESSSRSRYDGGYSSYLVVQDAQRELYSAEIKYAQIQKDLFAAIVSIYKALGGGWVTEAAQKINTSKLMITQEEQNKM is encoded by the coding sequence ATGGGCGGAACCGTAATTTTTTATGTGTTGTTGTTATGGTTGCTCTCCGGTTGCTCTATAACACAAGACTATCGTCGTCCACAAGTTGATATCGAGTACAGCTGCCATGTAGATTATATTGAAGCTGCTGATCTGGCCAATTTAGCCTGGTGGGAATGCTTTCAGGACCCAGTGCTTAACGAACTGATTGAAATCGCACTTAAAGAGAATAAAGATTTAATTCTTGCTTCTGCCCGTGTTGAAGAATTTGTTTTCAGGTTGAAGGGAGAGAAATCGGTATTTTATCCACAATTGGATTATTGGACTTTGACCAGTCGTGACAGTCAAAGTTTGGAACGGAGAAATCAGGCCCTCGCAACCAGTAAAGACCGTGTCAATGCTTCTTACCAGAATTATTTAAATGTAAACTGGGAACTGGATATATGGGGTCGAATTAGAAGGTCAACGGAAGCTGCTCGTGCAGAGTTGTTGTCCCAAAAAGAAAGCCGGCAAGCAGTAATCCTTTCACTCGTGTCTCAAGTTGCCACTGCTTACATTGACTTACTGAATCTGGATAAACAACTTGAAATTTCTAAGAAAACCTTGGCTTTAAGAGAACAGTGGTTACAGTTGTTTGAAAATAAATTTAAAGGGGGACAGGTTTCTAATTTGGAACTGGTTCAGGCTAGGTCAGCATTTGAACAGTTATCTGTCAATATTCCACAATTGGAACTTAGAATTGCGTTGCAAGAAAATACTCTTTCAGTTCTTTTGGGAAGGGGACCAGGAAAGATTAAACGTGGTAAAAAACTTGATATGCTTGTCATACCAGAGGTTCCTCAGGGAATTCCTTCCGATCTGTTAGAACAACGTCCGGATATACGTCAGAGTGAACAAAATTTAATAGCAGCTAATGCAAGAGTGGGTGTAGCAAAGACTCAATATTTTCCTTCCATATCCCTTTCCGGGCTATTTGGATACGCTAGTCTTGAACTCTCTAACTTGATGCGATCAGCGGCTGAAATCTGGCGATCCGGAGTAGCGATTGCTGGTCCTGTTTTCTCAGGCGGTCGAATTAAGGGAGAGATACGGCAGGCTGAAGCCGTCCGACAACAATTAGTTAATAAATACCTTATTACTATACAAAATGCATTTAGAGAGGTCGATGATTCTTTGATTACCATTCAGAAGCTTAAGGAGTTAATAGTGATTCAGGACCGTCTTGTTAGCGTATTGGAAGATTACGAGTCTTCTTCCCGTAGTCGTTACGATGGAGGATATTCAAGCTATCTTGTCGTACAAGACGCACAAAGAGAACTATATTCAGCAGAAATCAAGTATGCTCAAATTCAGAAAGATTTATTTGCCGCCATTGTGAGTATTTATAAAGCATTGGGTGGCGGGTGGGTCACAGAAGCTGCTCAGAAAATAAATACGTCGAAACTGATGATTACACAAGAAGAACAAAACAAAATGTAA